CCCGGAACAGCACCTCGGCGCGGTAGACGTTGCCGACGCCCGCCAGGACGGACTGGTCCATGAGCAGCGCCGCGACCGCCTGGCGGGACCGGTGCACCCGCTCCCAGGCGCGCTCCGGCTCGGCGTCCTTGCGCAGCGGGTCCGGGCCCAGGCGCGCGAGCAGCGCAGCGCGGCCGGCGTCGTCCATGAGCTCGCACGCGGTGGGGCCGCGCAGCTCGGCCCAGGCCGGCTCGTCGCCGGGCCCGACCAGCCGCAGCCGGAGGGCGCCGCGGGGCTCGGGCGGCTCGCCGGTGCCGAGCAGCCACTTCCCGTACAGCCCCAGGTGGACGTGGAGGAACCGGTCGCTGCCGGGCGGGGCGTCGAAGCGCAGCAGCAGGTGCTTGCCCCAGGCCTCGGCCCGGTCCATGACCAGCCCGTCGATGGCGGCGGCGCCCGCGGCGAAGCGGCCCTGCGGGCTGTCGGCCCGGAGCTCGACGCCGCCGAGGTGGGCGGACAGCTGCCGGGCGGACCGGTGGACGGTGTGGCCCTCGGGCATCAGGCGGTGCCGGGGGCCGGGCGGCGGCGGGCGCCCGCGGGGTGGGGTCGGCTCACGCGGGCAGCGGCGGCAGCTCGCCGTCGCTCTCCCACCGGCTCAGCTGGTCGATGCGGCGCTGGTGGCGCGGGTCGCCGCTGAAGTCCTCGGCGAGGAACGCCCGGACGAACCCGGTCGCCTCCTCCGCCGTGTGCATCCGGGCGCCGACGGAGACCACCTGCGCGTCGTTGTGCTGGCGGCCGAGCCGGGCGGTCTGCTCCGACCAGGCGAGCACGGCGCGCACGCCGGGCACCTTGTTCGCCGCGATCTGCTCGCCGTTGCCCGAGCCGCCGACGACGACGCCGAGGCTGCCGGGCTCGTCACGGGCGCCCAGGGCCGCCCGCAGGCAGAAGGGCGGGTAGTCGTCGGCGGGGTCGAGCACGGCGGGACCGTGGTCGACGACGTCGTGGCCGTCGTCGGTCAGCGCCTGCACGAGGTGCTGCTTGAGGTCGAAGCCTGCGTGGTCGGACCCGATGTGGACTCGCA
This DNA window, taken from Aquipuribacter hungaricus, encodes the following:
- a CDS encoding ribose-5-phosphate isomerase, with the translated sequence MRVHIGSDHAGFDLKQHLVQALTDDGHDVVDHGPAVLDPADDYPPFCLRAALGARDEPGSLGVVVGGSGNGEQIAANKVPGVRAVLAWSEQTARLGRQHNDAQVVSVGARMHTAEEATGFVRAFLAEDFSGDPRHQRRIDQLSRWESDGELPPLPA
- a CDS encoding Fpg/Nei family DNA glycosylase; translated protein: MPEGHTVHRSARQLSAHLGGVELRADSPQGRFAAGAAAIDGLVMDRAEAWGKHLLLRFDAPPGSDRFLHVHLGLYGKWLLGTGEPPEPRGALRLRLVGPGDEPAWAELRGPTACELMDDAGRAALLARLGPDPLRKDAEPERAWERVHRSRQAVAALLMDQSVLAGVGNVYRAEVLFRAGLAPMLPGSAVAEADWQHVWDDLVVLMRAGVRAGHIVTTERQHRDRVSGQARREDRFYVYRRHGLPCRLCGTPVQVADLVGRRLYWCPVCQAA